The proteins below come from a single Streptomyces spongiicola genomic window:
- a CDS encoding helicase-associated domain-containing protein: MGTGEFDREAHVPAGTSAGTPAGQPAREAEGAAAAAPGHPRGGTAAHAPEAAHDSTDGTDGTDDMGTHPPARGRDGMDTLAAGTHTPADMPADLPGGTPAGMPGGESTGTRTATDAAPRTPGHPPGRTSAVPPRTLAESLRGRGDRALAALLRARPDLLNPVPNDLTQLATRAGTRASVVRALERLDRFAQQTAQALAVAVEPTSYRSLLALLSGDGHGLGAGHGHGHGSGEDGSDGHGGDRHGSDGHGGDGRGGDAPAVEAALPRALGLLREQALVWGGDERLRLVRTARELLAPSPQHPSPTGLGPTVAEATSGMSPGRLQEILAAAGLPTTHDPVSAVESLTALFTDRKRMAALLDSAPAEALAVLDRLVWGPPYGTVAPSGGSPGAADRTPVQWLRDRGLLLPSSPRTVVLPREVALHLRGGRVHREPEPVAPEIGIAAEHRPQTVDSTAAGQAHTALATVEELLKGWQTGGPAVLRAGGLSVRDLRRTAAALDVSEQIAAFWLELAYAAGLLASDGEADERFAPTPAYDEWLELPAASRWTALATAWLTATRTPGLVGDQDAKGRTVPVLGPDLDRGATPEVRHRVLALLAELPGGAAPDPGTVLARLRWERPVRTPASAPGAAEPPDLRSRIATWTLTEAELLGLTGRGALSTAARTLLSGPPLRETPGRALREAPGRAPRETPDPGPRGAALREAALRGAAAPTVPRTPGPPPREAAALATRAALAARVIAPLLPEPLDHVLLQADLTAVAPGPLERPLAEVLGVLADVESKGGATVYRFTPASVRRALDAGRTATDLHAFLAKHSRTPVPQPLSYLIDDVARKHGRLRIGAASAYVRCDDDALLDEILADRRSQGLRMRRLAPTVLAARADPAALLEGLRSMGYAPAAESAEGDVLITRADSHRTPRRTPPAPVPDGPPVPDDTLLAAAVRAIRAGDQAATAVRKPAAHTTGTGELPRTSTADTLATVQAAALTGSAIWIGYVNAAGTASQRVIAPVRVEGGFVTAYDHTADEVRTYPLHRITGAAELADDPA; the protein is encoded by the coding sequence ATGGGGACCGGTGAGTTCGATCGGGAGGCGCACGTGCCCGCAGGAACGTCCGCAGGGACACCGGCAGGACAGCCCGCGCGTGAGGCTGAGGGCGCCGCGGCCGCTGCGCCCGGGCATCCGCGCGGCGGCACGGCCGCGCACGCGCCGGAGGCCGCCCACGACAGCACGGACGGCACCGACGGCACCGACGACATGGGCACCCACCCGCCCGCGCGCGGCCGGGACGGCATGGACACCCTCGCCGCCGGCACACACACTCCCGCGGACATGCCTGCGGACCTGCCTGGGGGGACGCCGGCGGGGATGCCCGGGGGCGAGTCCACCGGCACCCGCACCGCCACGGACGCAGCGCCTCGCACCCCCGGCCATCCCCCCGGCCGCACCTCGGCAGTACCACCCCGTACCCTCGCCGAGTCGCTGCGCGGCCGCGGCGACCGGGCTCTGGCCGCGCTGCTCCGCGCCCGCCCGGATCTGCTGAACCCCGTACCGAACGATCTGACGCAGCTCGCCACCCGCGCCGGCACCAGGGCGTCCGTCGTCAGGGCGCTGGAACGGCTCGACCGGTTCGCCCAGCAGACCGCCCAGGCCCTGGCCGTTGCCGTGGAGCCCACCTCCTACCGGTCGCTGCTCGCGCTGCTGAGCGGAGACGGACACGGACTCGGAGCCGGGCACGGACACGGACACGGCAGCGGCGAAGACGGCAGCGACGGACACGGCGGCGACAGACACGGCAGCGACGGACACGGCGGCGACGGACGCGGCGGCGACGCCCCCGCCGTCGAGGCCGCACTCCCGCGCGCGCTCGGCCTGCTGCGCGAGCAGGCCCTGGTCTGGGGCGGCGACGAGCGGCTGCGGCTGGTGCGGACCGCGCGCGAACTGCTCGCCCCGTCCCCCCAGCACCCGTCCCCCACCGGCCTCGGCCCGACGGTCGCGGAAGCCACCTCGGGGATGTCACCGGGCAGACTGCAGGAGATCCTCGCCGCGGCGGGGCTGCCGACGACCCATGACCCGGTGTCGGCCGTGGAGTCGCTGACCGCGCTGTTCACGGACCGGAAGCGGATGGCGGCGCTGCTGGACTCGGCTCCGGCGGAGGCCCTCGCGGTGCTGGACCGGCTGGTGTGGGGGCCGCCGTACGGGACGGTGGCCCCCTCCGGCGGCTCCCCGGGCGCGGCGGACCGGACGCCGGTGCAGTGGCTGCGGGACCGGGGCCTGCTGCTGCCCTCCTCGCCGCGTACGGTCGTGCTGCCGCGCGAGGTGGCGCTGCATCTGCGCGGTGGGCGGGTGCACCGCGAACCGGAGCCGGTGGCCCCGGAAATCGGTATCGCGGCCGAACACCGTCCGCAGACGGTGGACAGCACTGCCGCGGGGCAGGCACATACCGCGCTCGCCACCGTCGAGGAACTGCTGAAGGGCTGGCAGACGGGCGGGCCGGCGGTGCTGAGGGCCGGCGGGCTGAGCGTCCGGGACCTCAGGAGGACCGCCGCCGCGCTCGACGTCTCCGAGCAGATCGCCGCCTTCTGGCTGGAACTGGCCTACGCGGCCGGGCTGCTGGCCTCCGACGGGGAGGCCGATGAGCGGTTCGCGCCGACGCCCGCGTACGACGAGTGGCTTGAGCTGCCCGCCGCCTCACGGTGGACGGCCCTCGCGACCGCCTGGCTCACCGCCACCCGGACGCCGGGACTGGTCGGCGACCAGGACGCCAAGGGCCGGACCGTCCCGGTGCTCGGCCCCGACCTGGACCGGGGCGCCACCCCCGAGGTGCGTCATCGAGTGCTGGCCCTGCTGGCGGAGCTGCCCGGGGGCGCGGCCCCGGACCCCGGCACGGTCCTCGCCCGGCTCCGCTGGGAGCGCCCGGTCCGCACCCCGGCGTCCGCTCCCGGCGCTGCCGAACCCCCCGATCTGCGCTCCCGCATCGCCACCTGGACCCTGACCGAGGCGGAGCTGCTGGGACTGACCGGGCGCGGGGCACTCTCCACCGCGGCCCGCACCCTCCTGTCCGGCCCGCCCCTTCGCGAGACACCCGGGCGGGCCCTTCGCGAGGCACCCGGGCGGGCCCCGCGGGAGACACCCGACCCGGGCCCTCGCGGGGCGGCCCTTCGCGAGGCGGCCCTTCGCGGGGCGGCCGCCCCCACCGTTCCCCGGACGCCCGGCCCGCCGCCGCGCGAGGCGGCCGCGCTCGCCACCCGGGCCGCGCTCGCCGCCCGGGTGATCGCGCCGCTGCTGCCCGAACCGCTCGACCACGTCCTCCTCCAGGCCGATCTCACCGCCGTCGCCCCGGGCCCGCTGGAGCGCCCGCTCGCGGAGGTGCTCGGCGTCCTCGCGGACGTGGAATCGAAGGGTGGCGCGACGGTCTACCGGTTTACCCCGGCGTCCGTACGGCGCGCCCTGGACGCCGGGCGGACCGCGACGGACCTGCACGCCTTCCTCGCCAAGCACAGCCGCACCCCGGTGCCCCAGCCGCTCAGCTACCTGATCGACGACGTGGCCCGCAAGCACGGCCGGCTGCGCATCGGCGCCGCCTCCGCCTACGTCCGCTGCGACGACGACGCGCTCCTCGACGAGATCCTGGCCGACCGGCGCTCGCAGGGCCTGAGGATGCGCCGGCTCGCCCCCACCGTGCTCGCCGCCCGGGCGGACCCCGCCGCGCTGCTCGAAGGGCTGCGGTCCATGGGGTACGCACCGGCCGCGGAGTCCGCCGAGGGGGATGTGCTGATCACCCGCGCCGACTCCCACCGCACCCCGCGCCGCACCCCGCCGGCTCCCGTTCCGGACGGGCCGCCGGTACCGGACGACACCCTGCTCGCCGCAGCGGTGCGGGCGATCCGGGCGGGCGACCAGGCCGCGACGGCCGTACGCAAGCCCGCGGCGCACACCACCGGCACCGGTGAACTGCCGCGGACCAGCACGGCCGACACCCTCGCGACCGTGCAGGCGGCCGCGCTCACCGGCTCCGCCATCTGGATCGGGTACGTCAACGCCGCGGGGACCGCGAGCCAGCGGGTCATCGCACCGGTCCGCGTCGAGGGCGGGTTCGTCACCGCGTACGACCACACCGCCGACGAGGTGCGCACCTACCCCCTGCACCGGATCACCGGCGCCGCCGAGCTGGCGGACGACCCGGCCTGA
- a CDS encoding helix-turn-helix domain-containing protein, giving the protein MATEHLGDRMAGLRGLADLTQEGLSERSGVSVDVIRKLEQHRKHSARLPTLHSLAKGLGVELTALLGDPPGVPSSGEADPPQLVAVRRAIMPPLFAPPVEPAGVERLSLPVLRAELSEGWTLYHAAEFGRLMDVLPGIVADARLLAGVGSPEQRAAGQAALGKALQLGGHLAIRLGKTDLALSALERAFAAAGDSSDPLLAPMVSNSVAWAYQRQARLDDARNLAVHAADGVEREHADTSEGVRVWGGLLMSAATSYARSDDYETANDMMVTAEKAAGRLATLPPPADGKLVSVFSRSSVRIERVRLAVQHERPEEALTLAKGIRLSKDTPPSWRTWLLLDVARAHTDVGDAAGAVRALERLRQVAPGWVRHHTLAVAIVTDLWNGPSRPPGLRKLAEFLGVTV; this is encoded by the coding sequence ATGGCTACCGAGCACCTGGGCGACCGCATGGCCGGACTGCGCGGGCTGGCGGATCTCACACAGGAGGGACTGTCCGAGCGCTCCGGCGTCTCCGTGGACGTGATCCGGAAGCTGGAACAGCACCGGAAGCACAGCGCCCGCCTCCCCACACTCCACTCACTGGCCAAGGGGCTCGGCGTGGAGCTGACGGCCCTTCTGGGCGATCCTCCGGGCGTCCCCTCAAGCGGTGAGGCCGATCCGCCGCAACTCGTGGCAGTCCGGCGGGCGATCATGCCGCCGTTGTTCGCTCCGCCCGTTGAGCCGGCGGGCGTGGAACGGCTGTCGCTGCCCGTTCTCCGGGCCGAACTCTCCGAAGGATGGACCCTGTACCACGCAGCGGAGTTCGGCCGTCTCATGGACGTACTGCCGGGCATTGTCGCTGACGCGCGCCTACTCGCCGGGGTGGGCAGCCCCGAGCAACGGGCAGCCGGTCAAGCGGCGCTCGGCAAGGCGCTGCAACTCGGCGGGCACCTTGCGATCCGGCTCGGCAAGACCGATCTCGCTCTGTCCGCGCTGGAGCGTGCTTTCGCCGCCGCCGGAGATTCTTCGGACCCGTTGCTCGCCCCGATGGTCTCGAACTCCGTCGCCTGGGCCTACCAGAGGCAAGCCCGCCTGGACGACGCCCGGAATCTCGCCGTGCACGCTGCGGACGGGGTGGAGCGGGAACACGCGGATACGTCCGAGGGAGTACGCGTGTGGGGGGGCTTGCTGATGTCTGCGGCCACGTCGTATGCCCGCAGCGACGACTACGAGACCGCCAACGACATGATGGTGACGGCCGAAAAGGCAGCCGGTCGTCTGGCGACGCTCCCGCCCCCCGCTGACGGAAAGCTGGTTTCGGTGTTCAGCCGGTCGTCGGTGCGTATCGAACGAGTGCGCCTCGCGGTCCAGCATGAGCGGCCCGAGGAAGCGTTGACGCTGGCCAAGGGTATAAGGCTGAGCAAGGACACCCCGCCCTCGTGGCGGACGTGGCTGCTCCTGGACGTAGCTCGTGCTCATACCGACGTAGGGGATGCTGCCGGGGCTGTGCGGGCTTTGGAGAGGCTGCGGCAGGTGGCCCCGGGGTGGGTGCGTCATCACACCTTGGCCGTGGCGATCGTCACCGACCTGTGGAACGGGCCGTCGCGCCCGCCGGGACTGCGCAAGCTGGCTGAGTTCCTGGGGGTCACCGTCTAA
- a CDS encoding DNA repair helicase XPB → MSCLIVQSDKTLLLEVDHEQADACRRAIAPFAELERAPEHIHTYRVTPLGLWNARAAGHDAEQVVDALVEFSRYPVPHALLVDVAETMARYGRLTLVKHPTHGLVLSTTDRPVLEEVLRSKRIQPLVGARLDPDTVAVHPSERGQIKQTLLKLGWPAEDLAGYVDGEAHRIDLDESGWALRPYQKQAVEGFWHGGSGVVVLPCGAGKTLVGAGAMAQAKATTLILVTNTVSARQWKHELVRRTSLTEEEIGEYSGAKKEIRPVTIATYQVLTTRRKGVYPHLELFDSRDWGLIVYDEVHLLPAPVFKFTADLQARRRLGLTATLVREDGRESDVFSLIGPKRFDAPWKEIEAQGYIAPADCVEVRVSLTDSERLAYATAETEEKYRFCATTDTKRRVAEALVRRHAGQQILVIGQYIDQLDELGEHLDAPVIKGETPNSQREKLFDAFRNGEISVLVVSKVANFSVDLPEATIAIQVSGTFGSRQEEAQRLGRVLRPKADGHKAHFYSVVARDTIDQDFAAHRQRFLAEQGYAYRIVDADDLAAEG, encoded by the coding sequence GTGTCCTGCCTGATCGTCCAGAGCGACAAGACCCTCCTGCTCGAGGTCGACCACGAGCAGGCCGACGCGTGCCGCCGTGCCATCGCCCCCTTCGCCGAGCTGGAGCGCGCCCCCGAGCACATCCACACCTACCGGGTCACCCCGCTCGGCCTGTGGAACGCGCGGGCGGCCGGACACGACGCCGAGCAGGTCGTGGACGCGCTGGTCGAGTTCTCCCGCTACCCCGTCCCGCACGCGCTGCTCGTCGACGTGGCCGAGACGATGGCCCGGTACGGCCGCCTCACGCTCGTGAAGCACCCCACCCACGGCCTGGTGCTGTCCACGACCGACCGCCCCGTGCTGGAGGAGGTTCTGCGCTCCAAGCGGATCCAGCCGCTGGTCGGCGCCCGGCTCGACCCGGACACGGTCGCCGTGCACCCCTCCGAGCGCGGCCAGATCAAGCAGACGCTGCTGAAGCTCGGCTGGCCCGCCGAGGACCTCGCCGGCTACGTGGACGGCGAGGCCCACCGCATCGACCTGGACGAGTCCGGCTGGGCCCTGCGCCCGTACCAGAAGCAGGCCGTCGAGGGCTTCTGGCACGGCGGCTCGGGTGTCGTCGTGCTCCCCTGCGGCGCGGGAAAGACCCTCGTCGGCGCCGGGGCGATGGCCCAGGCGAAGGCGACCACACTCATCCTGGTCACCAACACCGTCTCCGCCCGCCAGTGGAAGCACGAGCTGGTCAGGCGCACCTCCCTGACCGAGGAGGAGATCGGCGAGTACAGCGGTGCGAAGAAGGAGATCCGGCCGGTCACCATCGCCACGTACCAGGTGCTCACGACCAGGCGGAAGGGCGTCTACCCGCACCTGGAGCTGTTCGACTCCCGCGACTGGGGACTGATCGTCTACGACGAGGTGCACCTGCTGCCCGCACCGGTCTTCAAGTTCACCGCGGACCTTCAGGCCCGCAGGCGGCTCGGCCTGACGGCGACGCTGGTGCGCGAGGACGGCCGCGAGTCGGACGTCTTCTCGCTCATCGGCCCGAAGCGGTTCGACGCGCCCTGGAAGGAGATCGAGGCTCAGGGGTACATCGCGCCCGCCGACTGCGTCGAGGTGCGGGTCAGTCTGACGGACTCCGAGCGGCTCGCGTACGCGACCGCGGAGACCGAGGAGAAGTACCGCTTCTGCGCCACGACGGACACCAAGCGGAGAGTCGCCGAAGCGCTCGTCCGCAGGCACGCCGGCCAGCAGATCCTGGTCATCGGCCAGTACATCGACCAGCTCGACGAACTCGGCGAGCACCTGGACGCGCCCGTCATCAAGGGAGAGACGCCCAACTCCCAGCGGGAGAAGCTCTTCGACGCGTTCCGGAACGGCGAGATCTCCGTGCTGGTCGTCTCCAAGGTCGCGAACTTCTCGGTCGACCTGCCGGAGGCCACGATCGCCATCCAGGTGTCGGGCACCTTCGGCTCCCGCCAGGAGGAGGCCCAGCGTCTCGGCCGCGTGCTGCGCCCGAAGGCGGACGGCCACAAGGCGCACTTCTACTCGGTGGTGGCCCGCGACACGATCGACCAGGACTTCGCGGCGCACCGCCAGCGCTTCCTCGCGGAACAGGGATACGCGTACCGGATCGTGGACGCGGACGACCTGGCGGCCGAGGGCTGA
- a CDS encoding HelD family protein, which yields MREDVEALDIRDVTANWVNAAVLQSQIDARIKALADLAHTPLFFGRLDYQRTTQEGQRYYIGRRHVHDGGGDPMVIDWRAPVSQPFYRASRRDPMDVRLRRRFGYTGGELTAYEDEHLSDPAEADRAGRLLQAEIERPRVGPMRDIVATIQPEQDEIVRSGMTGTVCVQGGPGTGKTAVGLHRVAYLLYAHRERLARTGTLVIGPNRSFLHYIEQVLPALGELEVKQATVADLVAHVEVRGADEPPAALVKGDARMAEVLRRAIRSRVTTPAEPVVVVRGSRRWRVPEYELRDIVAELLDRDIRYGAARAALPQRIAHAVLVRMEQAGEAPDDRVQDAVARSAAVKAAVKAIWPQVDPAKLVLRLLSEPEFLAEHAEGVLSADEQRAVLWTRPPRSVRSARWSAADAVLIDEANDLVERTPSLGHVVLDEAQDLSPMQYRAVGRRCTTGSATVLGDLAQGTTPWATTSWPEALAHLGKPDAVVEELTAGFRVPREVIAYASRLLPHMSPGLAEVRSVRESPGSLEIRPSRGDADVVAACLSALRHEGSTGLIAADDRVPALAAALTDAGVPFLAPGEETTRDARLTLVPVSLAKGLEYDHVVLDDPAAVVAAEPDERTGLRRLYVALTRAVSGLTVLHSSPLPWQLG from the coding sequence ATGCGCGAGGACGTCGAGGCCCTGGACATCCGCGACGTCACGGCGAACTGGGTGAACGCCGCCGTCCTGCAGTCGCAGATCGACGCGCGGATCAAGGCGCTCGCGGATCTCGCCCACACCCCGCTCTTCTTCGGACGGCTCGACTACCAGCGCACCACCCAGGAGGGGCAGCGCTACTACATCGGCCGGCGCCATGTGCACGACGGCGGCGGCGACCCCATGGTGATCGACTGGCGGGCGCCGGTCTCCCAGCCGTTCTACCGGGCCTCCCGCAGGGATCCGATGGACGTACGGCTGCGCCGCCGCTTCGGCTACACGGGCGGCGAACTGACGGCGTACGAGGACGAGCACCTCAGCGACCCGGCCGAGGCGGATCGGGCCGGCAGGCTGCTCCAGGCCGAGATCGAGCGCCCGCGCGTGGGCCCGATGCGGGACATCGTGGCCACGATCCAGCCCGAGCAGGACGAGATCGTACGGTCGGGCATGACGGGCACGGTGTGCGTGCAGGGCGGTCCCGGCACCGGGAAGACCGCCGTGGGGCTGCACCGGGTGGCCTACCTGCTGTACGCGCACCGGGAGCGGCTGGCCCGTACCGGCACGCTGGTCATCGGGCCGAACCGGTCCTTCCTCCACTACATCGAACAAGTGCTGCCCGCCCTCGGCGAGTTGGAGGTCAAGCAGGCGACCGTCGCGGATCTCGTCGCCCATGTCGAGGTGCGCGGCGCGGACGAGCCCCCGGCGGCGCTGGTCAAGGGCGACGCCCGGATGGCGGAGGTGCTGCGGCGCGCGATCCGTTCGCGGGTGACGACGCCCGCCGAGCCGGTGGTGGTGGTCCGCGGCTCCCGGCGGTGGCGGGTCCCCGAGTACGAACTGCGGGACATCGTGGCGGAGTTGCTGGACCGCGACATCCGCTACGGCGCGGCCCGCGCCGCGCTGCCACAGCGCATCGCGCACGCGGTGCTCGTCCGCATGGAACAGGCCGGTGAGGCTCCCGACGACCGGGTGCAGGACGCGGTGGCGCGCAGCGCGGCGGTGAAGGCGGCGGTGAAGGCGATCTGGCCGCAGGTGGACCCGGCGAAGCTGGTGCTGCGCCTGCTGTCGGAACCGGAGTTCCTGGCGGAGCACGCCGAAGGGGTGCTGAGCGCGGACGAGCAGCGGGCGGTGCTGTGGACCCGCCCGCCGCGCTCGGTCCGCTCGGCTCGCTGGTCCGCGGCGGACGCGGTGCTGATCGACGAGGCGAACGACCTGGTCGAGCGCACACCGTCGCTCGGCCATGTGGTCCTCGACGAGGCGCAGGACCTGTCGCCGATGCAGTACCGGGCGGTGGGGCGCAGATGCACGACGGGTTCGGCTACGGTCCTCGGCGACCTGGCTCAGGGCACCACCCCGTGGGCGACGACGAGTTGGCCCGAGGCGCTGGCCCATCTGGGCAAGCCCGACGCGGTGGTGGAGGAGCTGACGGCGGGCTTCCGGGTGCCCCGCGAGGTGATCGCGTACGCGTCCCGGCTGCTGCCCCACATGTCCCCCGGGCTGGCGGAGGTCCGCTCCGTCCGCGAGTCCCCCGGCTCGCTGGAGATCCGCCCGTCGCGGGGCGACGCCGACGTGGTCGCCGCGTGCCTGTCGGCGCTGCGGCACGAGGGCTCGACCGGCCTGATCGCCGCCGACGACCGGGTGCCGGCCCTGGCCGCCGCGCTGACGGACGCCGGCGTCCCCTTCCTCGCCCCCGGAGAGGAGACCACCCGGGACGCCCGCCTCACCCTGGTACCGGTCTCCCTCGCCAAGGGCCTCGAATACGACCACGTGGTCCTCGACGACCCGGCGGCCGTGGTCGCCGCCGAACCGGACGAGCGCACCGGCCTGCGCCGGCTGTACGTGGCCCTGACCCGCGCGGTCTCCGGCCTGACGGTGCTGCACTCGTCGCCCCTGCCCTGGCAGCTGGGGTGA
- a CDS encoding class I SAM-dependent methyltransferase produces MPSTSARTGWHRPDSRTLVDFGCGTGRDLEILAKRFECIGVDLQPGMVDYAHQARPELDIRTGDMRSARLGSRMDVVTCMGNSLAYVHDNEAISQVFATFAAHARPGALLVLCSPVTPITRTEPTTATVDTPTGPATVTIRHTWNLRTQINTMLRHWMLPSGDEARDEIRRRVLFPRELERYAEGAGFEVLDMLDGTGTGLIGPTAYTVARYIRR; encoded by the coding sequence GTGCCGTCGACTTCGGCGCGTACCGGCTGGCACAGGCCGGACTCCCGGACCCTGGTCGACTTCGGATGCGGTACCGGCCGCGACCTGGAGATCCTCGCCAAGCGTTTCGAGTGCATCGGCGTGGACCTCCAGCCCGGCATGGTCGACTACGCCCACCAAGCCCGGCCCGAGCTGGACATCCGCACCGGCGACATGCGCTCCGCACGACTCGGCAGCCGCATGGACGTGGTGACCTGCATGGGCAACAGCCTCGCCTACGTGCACGACAACGAGGCGATCAGTCAGGTCTTCGCCACCTTCGCCGCCCACGCCCGGCCGGGAGCGCTGCTCGTGCTGTGTTCCCCCGTCACCCCGATCACCCGGACCGAGCCGACCACCGCCACGGTCGACACCCCGACGGGACCCGCGACGGTCACCATCCGCCACACGTGGAACCTGCGGACCCAGATCAACACCATGCTCCGGCACTGGATGCTCCCCTCGGGCGACGAGGCCCGAGACGAGATCCGCAGGCGTGTCCTGTTCCCCCGGGAGCTCGAACGCTACGCGGAGGGCGCCGGCTTCGAGGTCCTGGACATGCTCGACGGCACAGGGACAGGGCTTATCGGCCCCACCGCGTACACAGTGGCGCGGTACATCCGGCGATGA
- a CDS encoding helix-turn-helix domain-containing protein, with translation MTTELADNVRRYRRRAGMSQEELAHVAGVSTGTVRKVEQGGTIRMETLHTLARALGVTTAALMASDAPEPVGRAEEPNRVNLIQLRAALTPAVGLVDQDAEAVTEEPNLRSFRRTLQDARVLYFSDSYKSVAAQLPGLLRDAAQAVAYYDSGDEHRQALLARAEALRLAGTYLTQVRQYDIAYTALRDAIMDARQAGDMLAAGSGVGGMCWLLVRQGRLDEAEQAAARSMDAVEPKITGAEPDHYAVWGGLAMEAAAAAARNNRPDEAKEYRQAARVAATAVGAAHRNISRHWSVFGPVTVAVKALEDSMVVGDARAVVRKACEQEELSPKAWKRLGRPSTNDGNRFTLDVARAHTRTGDLSAAMDELTRAREAAPQWLRHQNGAAETMQEILGKRKRTLTTEMREMADYLGVVG, from the coding sequence ATGACCACGGAGCTGGCTGACAACGTCCGCAGGTACCGGCGTCGCGCGGGGATGAGCCAGGAGGAACTGGCCCACGTCGCAGGCGTATCGACGGGCACTGTGCGCAAGGTCGAGCAGGGCGGCACGATCCGCATGGAGACCTTGCACACGCTTGCCCGCGCGCTGGGGGTGACCACGGCCGCGCTGATGGCCTCGGATGCACCGGAGCCAGTGGGGCGGGCCGAGGAGCCGAACCGGGTCAACCTGATCCAGCTCCGCGCCGCGCTCACCCCGGCCGTCGGGCTCGTGGACCAGGACGCCGAAGCCGTGACCGAGGAGCCGAACCTGCGCAGCTTCCGGCGGACGTTGCAAGACGCGCGGGTGCTGTACTTCTCCGACAGCTACAAGAGCGTCGCGGCTCAACTGCCGGGCCTGCTGCGTGATGCCGCCCAAGCCGTCGCCTATTACGACAGCGGGGACGAGCACCGGCAGGCCCTGCTGGCCCGTGCCGAGGCGCTGCGTCTGGCCGGCACCTACCTCACTCAGGTACGGCAGTACGACATCGCGTACACCGCTCTGCGCGACGCCATCATGGACGCCCGCCAAGCCGGAGACATGCTTGCGGCGGGCTCCGGTGTCGGCGGCATGTGCTGGCTACTCGTGAGGCAGGGAAGGCTGGACGAGGCGGAACAGGCCGCCGCCCGGAGCATGGACGCGGTGGAGCCGAAGATCACCGGGGCTGAGCCGGACCACTACGCGGTGTGGGGCGGCCTGGCGATGGAGGCCGCCGCCGCAGCAGCGAGGAATAACCGTCCCGACGAGGCGAAGGAGTACCGTCAGGCCGCCCGAGTCGCGGCAACGGCTGTCGGGGCGGCGCATCGCAACATCTCCCGGCACTGGTCCGTCTTCGGACCGGTCACCGTCGCGGTCAAGGCCCTCGAAGACTCCATGGTCGTCGGTGACGCCCGTGCGGTGGTGCGCAAGGCATGCGAGCAGGAGGAGTTGTCACCCAAGGCGTGGAAGCGCCTGGGCAGGCCCAGCACCAACGACGGGAACCGCTTCACCCTCGACGTGGCACGCGCCCACACCCGGACCGGCGACCTGTCCGCCGCCATGGACGAGTTGACCCGCGCCAGGGAAGCCGCCCCGCAGTGGCTGCGGCACCAGAACGGGGCCGCCGAGACCATGCAGGAGATCCTGGGCAAGCGCAAGCGCACCCTCACGACCGAGATGCGCGAAATGGCCGACTACCTGGGCGTTGTCGGGTAA